Within Dreissena polymorpha isolate Duluth1 chromosome 13, UMN_Dpol_1.0, whole genome shotgun sequence, the genomic segment gccaaagatctataaataaacatttatttaaagatcTTTGCCCTCACCACTCCTACTCCTTATTGTCAATTCCTGTATCGTTCTAATGTCTGGATGTTCAACCACCCGggcctgaccccccccccccccgacccccgTTGGTTTGAGTCCAACGTATGACAAACCTCAGTTGTGCTTCCTTTTTGACACAAAAATAACGTTATATCGACAAGTTTATATTATGTTTTCCCAAACCCATGTTCGGTTAaataagtttgttaaattttaacaCAGTTGAACAAGCATTTGCCTTTATTTCAGAGCATGGAGACGGAAATTAACGGTGTTGTTATGGAGGCCAACGAGGAGGAAGATCTCGCGGAAGAATTCCCTCCAGTGggtgatgaggtcgacatatctGAAAATGTTTACGCACAGGGAAAGAAATTAGTCCTCGATCTTAACGATCAAATGCTCAGATCCGTTCCAAATGGATGCTTCCAGATAGAAGCAATAAATGCCTTAATTCTATCGCAGAACGAAATATCTGAAATTCCTGACAATATTGACTCGCTCACACATCTTGAAGAACTATTTTTGGCGGgaaataaattgaaacaattgaATCCAAATGTATTCTGTTTGCCTAGGTTAAGAGTGCTAGATATCTCAAATAACGAGTTAGAGTCCATTTCACCAGATATTGCAAACCTTCAGGGATTGACTGAATTATTTGCCAACGGAAATCGGTTAGTAAATATTCCTGTAGAACTATGTGAGATAGAATCACTGCTCTGTCTTCAGATGAACGAGAATCGAATAAAAGAAATTCCAGACCGATTTTCTAACCTGATAAATTTGCAAGTTTTAAGCCTGGAAAGAAATGACCTTGACTTTCTGTCACCGGAAGTGTGTCGTCTTGACGACATTCGAAGGCTCGGCCTGTCCGGAAACCATATAACTAACCTTCCACGTGAGTTAGAAAATCTTGTGTTCTTGGAGCAGTTGTTGTTGGACGATAACGAATTTGAGTTTATTCCCGTGCAAGTGTTTTGGTTGCCATCTTTAACAGAACTTACCCTGAGTGGAAACAAACTAAAATCCATCCAAACAGAAGTAAAAAATCTCAAGAATTTAACGGTACTCGGATTGAACGGAAACGAATTGGAATTTCTCCCTGATGAAATATGTGAGCTAGAAAGTCTTGAAGTTCTTGGGCTAGAAAATAACAAGCTAAAAGCATTACCAAAGCTTGTGTCAAAGCTGAATAATTTGAAGGAGATTTATTTGGGCAATAATAATCTTACATGCGTGCCGGAAGATCTCTTCTGGTGTACTCAATTGGAGGTTATCAGCTTGATGAAAAACCAGATATTTACTCTTCCGGTGGAACTTGAAAATCTGAAATCCTTACATTCCCTCACGCTGTCGGATAACAAGTTTAAAACACTGCCTGATGCCGTCGGTGCTTTGATCAGCCTTCAACTTTTGGCCGCCGACGGAAATCAGCTTTCAGAACTTCCAGGCAATTTCGGCGACCTTGCTGCACTGAGACAAGTTACCTTAAGCAGGAACAGTTTTAGCCTGTTCCCCACCCAGCTTTGTGTCATACAAGCATTAGAACTGATCGATATCCAAATGAATAGCATTCAAATAATACCGAGCGAAATTGCTGCTCTTGTGCATCTTGCGATTCTTAGAATGAATATCAACATGGTCCAGTACTTTCCCGCAGAACTTTGCAAACTTCCGGAACTACAAATGATCGATCTCTCAAACAACAACATCGAAGATGTCCCAGAATGCATCGTGAAGCTGACAAGCCTTGTCGACCTCAATCTGTCCAATAACATGTTCATGGAATTCCCAAGTCCGCTTTTCGGAATTCCAAATTTAGAAACACTGAATTTAAGCCAAACAAAAGGTCATAAGCTTCTTGTATTGCCAGACGAGATTGAGAACTCGAACGTGAAGCACTTGATAATGTCTGGCAATAAGCTCCGAACACTTCCGAACACTGTTTGTCGGATGAGAAACCTCGTTTCATTGGTTGTTGACCACAATGATCTCCAATCGCTGCCAAGCGTTA encodes:
- the LOC127854797 gene encoding leucine-rich repeat and death domain-containing protein 1-like — translated: MSEQSMETEINGVVMEANEEEDLAEEFPPVGDEVDISENVYAQGKKLVLDLNDQMLRSVPNGCFQIEAINALILSQNEISEIPDNIDSLTHLEELFLAGNKLKQLNPNVFCLPRLRVLDISNNELESISPDIANLQGLTELFANGNRLVNIPVELCEIESLLCLQMNENRIKEIPDRFSNLINLQVLSLERNDLDFLSPEVCRLDDIRRLGLSGNHITNLPRELENLVFLEQLLLDDNEFEFIPVQVFWLPSLTELTLSGNKLKSIQTEVKNLKNLTVLGLNGNELEFLPDEICELESLEVLGLENNKLKALPKLVSKLNNLKEIYLGNNNLTCVPEDLFWCTQLEVISLMKNQIFTLPVELENLKSLHSLTLSDNKFKTLPDAVGALISLQLLAADGNQLSELPGNFGDLAALRQVTLSRNSFSLFPTQLCVIQALELIDIQMNSIQIIPSEIAALVHLAILRMNINMVQYFPAELCKLPELQMIDLSNNNIEDVPECIVKLTSLVDLNLSNNMFMEFPSPLFGIPNLETLNLSQTKGHKLLVLPDEIENSNVKHLIMSGNKLRTLPNTVCRMRNLVSLVVDHNDLQSLPSVICGMHSLRVLHLNDNNLSSLPENFEQLQTLKELRLHGNPLRTPPMDVCVSGVVQPIGRFIRRALERDDMLLLKTFDVLKSALNKNELRYLMKKLKLPEDKVLEIEQAYAGKDKLQDRVYNSLLFWREHRGPLATLDELIRVFHIIGYDQLCDKLRTMKIYSQRLRL